The nucleotide window TCTCTGGTCAGTGTTTTTAATCTTTACCTTAGTAAAGAAAAGCCAAGCTAAGGCATAGCTTTAGGTTTCTGTACAGTCCCAAAATGCAATTTAGGTGATGTGAGCCAACTATAACCTGGATTGAGACCTTCAAGCCTGCTCCTAGTTCTCGATAACTGGCTCTTGTAAAAGGTCCATGGATTGGGCGACATAAGGGCAAACGCTTGTTCGTTGTCTGGTCGCATCTCATTATCAGCCACAAATTACCAATGTAAACAGTGGATGTGCTGCCACACAATTTAGGGCCCATCCTAAAGGGCCCTTACAGTATATTAGTTTCCTCTATGTCCTGGCACGTTGCTATCGATTTTGGTACCACTGCAGTTGAAAAAGCTCTCATTTCTTGATAACTAAAAACTTTTGTGGCAGCTTTTAAGCCTTTTTACACACACATCCGAACCCACCCAGTTCATTGTCGTAGAAAGTGAAATCAAGACAGATTCCTTCTTTACTACTGCTCCAAGTATTCCAAACATAACCATCTCCTTTTACAAGCGTAAGCAGCTTAGCTTTTGGAATGTAttgatattttagtttttttcttcttttctttaagTGCTTGTAGAAACGGAGGAAGGAAAATACCCTCATTTATTTTAATTACTTGCATTTTAAATCTTGAAATGTTTGAATTAAACTCGTAAAGAAATACAATCTGTTTAAAAAGGATCATCAAACCAGATAGAAAAAGAATCTCACGCATTGTAAACATTAGATGAGCCAGTTGCAGGACCCGGCTTGACTGGCTCTAAGAGACGGCTGTAGAGCACTTCCATGGCCGAGAAGCGCAGGAACGTCTTAGACCAGGCCAGCCAGGGGCAAAATGTTGGCTGAGGAATGGGCCTCATTATAACTACTATTAAGATTCACATCTTGTTCACAGTAGGTTGTAGAGAACCGGATACTTCAGTGCATTTTTTCGGTAGAACACAATACCTCCAATCGCCATATCGTACATTCTTTGCCAAAATCAAGTAATACTGATATTGTTTTCTCTGCTTCGTTCCGTCATACGTGTCGGATCAGATCTGAAGACGGACTTTTGTACAGGTATTTCCAGATGGCATAATAATGCACCGCAGCTGCAAGTGCCACAAAGAGATGCCAGATGGCATGTGCAAACGGGATGATTCCATCGCTCTTGAAGAACACCACACCTAAGCAGTAGATCAGCCCTCCCCAGGCAAGTTCTTGTAAGCCCTCTGTATTGTTCTGGAAAGGAAAAGTATGTGTTAATTATCAatagccccccaaaaaattttttaagacAACATTTCTCATGAATTCTCACATTCTATGTGTTAAGATgacacttgaaggggtactcagctggaaaACTTTAATTCATCAACTGGtcacagagagttaaacagatttgtaaattacttctatttaaaaaatcttaatccttccagtacttagctgctgtatatgaaagttcttttctatttgaatttcttttttgtctgaccatagtactctctgctgacacctctgtccatgtcaggaactgtccagagcaggataggtttgctatggggatttgcttctgctctggacagttcctgacacggacagaggtgtcagcagagagcactgtggtcagacagaaaagaacaccacaacttcctctgcagcattcagcagctgataagtactggaaggattaagatttttgaatagtaaAATCGTATAGAATAGTAAAaagtaaatctgtttaactttctggcaccagatgattcaaaaatagttttttctttccagcccatttttggagtctggtgtgacattatgtccaattagattttttttcctcccttttttggtttagttccaataaacacaaaagggaataaacataagtctagcaaaacatgtgttactgcaatccttttctgagacAAATActtaaattttcttgaaaaatttaaggggtgccaacatttacggccatgactgtataagagTCCTTAGAAAAAAAGTAGACTTTAAGTGTCATAGTAATACATACACTAATGCTGACTATATGTGGGTcacccatgccccctcaatgcaagtctatgggacgcatagacttgcattgagggggcgtggccatgatgttacAAACCCGATGCTCTGAATgaacagataggggataagatgtctagggtgggagtacccctttaaaggggtactctggtggaaaacttttttctaaatcaaccagaaagttaaacagatttgtaaattacttatattaaaaaatcttaatccttccagtacttattagcagttgtatactacagaggaaattcttttcttttgggattttctgtcacgaccacagtgctctctgctgacacctctgtccatgtcaggaactgtccagagcaggagaaaatccccatagcaaacctatgctgctcttgacagttcctaaaatggacagaggtgtcagcagagagcactgtggtcatgacagaaaagaaatcccaaaagaaaagaatttcctctgtagtatacaaccgctaataagtactggaaggattaagattttttaatataagtaatttacaaatctgtttaactttctggcaccagtagataaaaaaaaaaaaaaatatgttttccaccggagtacccctttaagcagtgtcaGTATTGCTCTTAACCATGTAACATGAGAAGGAATGCATTCATTCAATGTACCAAACGTATTATAATGTCTGCGCACTGGAATGACAAATATGTAACTCATGGATCAGTGATcatacacccccccacccccacccccacgtgTGAAATAGATCTCATgttacattttctaaatttttcaaatataaaaacattttttttttcatgggaaagggCTAAAATATAAAAGAAGTGTAAAACATAAATTCATAAAACCAAGTCAATGATTGAAGATTTATGTTCATGTTTTGTTTCTCCTCTTAAAAATTCACTTAATTCATAATTTCTGTCGATACTGACCCCTTTACTCGAAAggaaaaaaagcaataaaaaataaaaaaataaaaatacaatcacTATCCTgcttaaagtttacctgtcatttcaaaagatttttttttaaatcctgtctAAATTGTTAGAATAACCCTTTAGATAGGTGACACTGACTTTAGTGCTCGCCCTGctgttgttaaaggggtgctccgggggAACTAAACCCACAGCCAATCCAtttcctctcatcaacctattaaATTGTCTAAATAACATTAATGAGCTATATAGATAAGATTCCTCTGTTTGGTTGTcaattacatgcatgaagtgagggaatccAGCCATCCACTTTGTCTCTGTCCAAagccctctctgaaagcagcccccaccctcctgagagacaaagACCATGTGATTTCTGCCCTTCGCAGATCAGTCATgatctctttagtgctgagaactgggtggtgtgtgcagcctcagcaaATCAGACACTGACTCTCTCTGCTGATCAGAGCAGGAGGTTGGGatctggcagagcagagctgcaatgattgctggaaaTGTAGGCAAgagagaaggatggcaaagaatatcaagcagccagaaaaGACAGAGGCCACAAGAGCCATGCCTATCagacaggatggtttacagggaacatatccaggtataAACtttgagatatagatatatagttatagatatatatatatatatatatatatatatatatatatatatatatattccaaaacCTATTTATCTataaagctccaaagccaccacacttccTGGACCATCCGGcagtcattgcagctctgctgtgccagctcccacctccagctctgagcagcagaagagagTCAGTGTCTCaacccctggagtacccctttaagcccattcAAAGCCCTGACCATGGTGGTTAGCTATTTCTTATTCTCTACATTTCAGGGGGCAaagctgggctgtttgccagcagtacaCACACAGGACTTACTTCCCCTTACTTCTCTGACTAATCAAAGCACACATAATCCTTGCTGCTATACCATGCTATAGAGCTAAACTGCACGAGACTGAACAAGCTTAACTCCACAGTAAATTACTAGACTGAAGTGGTTTAAaacaacagtgaccatttaagggtAGATTTAAAGGGTATGGccaaatatttttaaattttttttttttacaaagaataCATTGAATCTATGACAAAATGCAATAATTTTATCTGCATTTTGTAGAGGTTTTGGGGTAATTCCAGTAAAAAGATGCCAATTGACCGCACCATGTGACTATAGCCTAACAATAAACGGAATTCTGTCTTGCATCACAAATTAAATGGTTTACTGTATTTAGGAATATTGATTTATCCGTACACTACTAAATTTTACATACTTGACTTCAATGAttactcttctcccccccccccaaattgggatattttttcttttaaacaagATTTCACATGAACATAGAAATTCTTACCATTGATGTCACTACtaaagctggagaaaatcccattGCTAGGTAGAAGAGCAATTCAACAATCTTATACCTAGAAGAATGAAATACATTCTTAATGGCTCACatgtcaaaataaaaaataaaaaagtcaaaatggactaaaagaaaaaacagacaaatGTGTAAGCAAACAAACCGCACTCACACATACACATCCACAGCAACCGAGCAAAGTAGAGTTCAGGAGCAAATTCAATGAGAAAACAACTCCAAAAGTGCAACCTTTGTAGATAGGTGGATCATTTCtgtggtttttatttttaaaacctGCTTTATCTGATAAGTCTGCTTGTGTATCCTCTAGCTCAAAGACCAGTGGGCATTCCCATGGAGCATGCTCTTTATCTTTtaccattaaagggatattccaggcaaaacctttttttttatatatatcaactggctccggaaagttacagatttgtaaattacttctattaaaaaatcttaatcctttcagtacttatgagctgctgaagttgagttgttcttttctgtctaagtgctctctgatgacacctgtcacgggaactgtccagagtagaagcaaatccccaaagcaaacctcttctactctgtgcagttcccgagacaagcagagatgtcagcagagagcactgttgacagacagaaaagaacaactcaacttcagcagctgataattattagaaggattacgattttttaatagaagcaatttacaaacctgtttaactttctggagtcagttgatataaaaaaaagttttttttttcctggaatttccACTTTAATCTGATGAGTCTACTTGTGTATCCTCTAGCTCAAAGACCAGTGGGCATTCCCATGTAGCATGCTCTTTATCTCtttcaccattaaaggggtattccggtggaaaactttttttttttttaaatcaactggtgccagaaagttaaacagatgtgtaaattacttaattacttaaaaaatcttaatccttccagtacctattagatgctgaatactacagaggaaatgattttctttttggaacacagagctctctgctgacacctctgtccagtaggagaaaatccccatagcaaacatatgctgctctggacagttcctaaaatggacagagatatcagcagagagcactgtgttccaaaaagaaaagaatttcctctgtagtattaagcagctaatacgaactggaaggatttaatagaagtcatttacaaatctgtttaactttctggcaccagttgatttaaaaataaataaagttgtccaccggagtacccctttaaaccgatAAGTCTACTTGTGTATCCTCTAGCTCAAAGACCAGTGGGCATTCCCGTGTAGCATGCTCTTTATCTCTTTCACCATTGCTTATCTCAGGAGGGGAGAACCGCCTGCCACAAGATCCCAAGAGGACAGATAAATTACatcaaataaatgatatgttcATATAATGACTCTGTACCTTCATATGGACAGTTTACCTAGTCATCTTGATTGTTGTTTATctgttttagggtagggtcacacgtagcgcattcACAGTGTATTTGACACTGCAAATGCGCTACTGACCGCGCCTagagtatgcctcccgctgtgccCGTTTCCTGCTTCGTATGCTTGTGGCAGCAATTCGCAGCTTCGAGCAGACACACCGGGATCTGTGAGTcgcgcgcgcatgcgcagtgtactcagacgtCGCGGCCGCTttcagcctagctcagggagcagggggagtgatCCCAATATCTGTGTTTACACTGCGAGTACTGTTCAAAAAAAgacgttctgcagcagctgaagtgtATATTAAGGAATAATGCAGTCCTTACTATGAAGACTTATATTCTCGTACTGGGTCTGGTTAGATCTAGCAGTTCCCTCCTTCAGGCAAAGTCTTTGTGAGCGCTTTGTTGGATAACGGAGCAGTAAACCTGCATTCATAATTCTGGAGACTTCACAGCTGAAATCTCCCAGTATTTCTAGCTAGTCAGCGTCTACACAGGGCTTTGTTATTTGTAttctgttaaagggatactccagggaTGTCAACTggatattcacaggatagggcataagagtcTGATCGCCACAGGTCCTACCGCTGGGACCTCCCCTGAACTCCAAAACAGGGGCAAGCAACTCACCCGTCCTCGCAGTGCAGTGTCCCCCAATTTTCCAAGACGAGCGGGAGAGAAGACCagcccagccaatcactggctgagcggGCCATCACTTCCGCTCACATCTGAAGGTGGGGGCCTAAGCGCCCCAAGGATGGGCGAGTTGATGGGCCCAGCTTTTGAGATCATGGaagcccagcagtcggaccccccacaattagACACTTACCCCCTGTGGATACATGATAGGTTGATTTCcctggagaaccccttaaagTAAAGGTcctgctttttaaaggggtactcccgtggaaaacttttttttttttttttttaaatcaactggtggcagaaagttaaaacagatttgtaaatcacttctattaaaaaatcttaatccttccagtacttattagctgctgaatactaaagagaaatccaaaagagaaatgcatttcctctgatgtcatgaccacagtgctctctgctgacctctgctgtccattttaactgtccagagtaggagaaaatccccatagcaaacatatgctgctctggacagttcctaaaatggacagcagaggtcagcagagagcactgtggtcatgacatcagaggaaatgcatttctttttttgatttctctttattatacagcccctaaaaagtactggaaggattacgattttttaatagaagtgatttacaaatctataactttctggcaccagttgatttaaaaaaaaaaaaaaaaaaaaaaaaaaaaaaaaaggttttcacgggagtacccctttaagtaatacaaTGTTTTTATTAAGTCCCTTCAATTCCGATGCAAATTATATGATGGAATACTGGAAAATAGTTTGACATCTGCATAAGGAGGACCATACAGTTCTAGACAGTTTCCACTAGTCATGTCGGATTAAAAGCTTTCCTGTCAGGTACAGTAAATGAAAGCGTGGcgtcacatgtcaaaagtttacatCAGTTGAGGTGTCAGTGATGAGACCTCCACTAAactctagatatagccaggagaaGCATGCGGCTGTGTTCTTCACTTTCCGGCTTGGCACTCAACCTGACTCCTAGCAGGAGAGACAGACTGAGCACAGAGCCAGGTAGTGAAGCATGCTGATGTGTGCTTTTCATGGCTATGtctggagattggggggggggggggggggggcttcaatCTCCAGACATAGCCATGAAAAGCACACATCAGCATGCTTCACTACCTGGCTCTGTGCTCAGTCTgtctctggagtgctgaggggtttgtttgcagccttagccaatcatagctcaactAACACTGAAGGCAGGGAGTGgtgtatcatgatgggggcagcgaactgggaggattataacatttaaaaagattatgacaggtactctttaatgtgctgacacctgctgtttcataataatgatataaaaaaacaaagtagTATCAAATATAATACGTAAAAACAttgacatgcaaaaaaaaaaaaaaaaaggtcacaaCTTacttttcatggtataaaaacacataaatggTTCCTCCTGCAGCCATCAACCAAATAAACCATCTCATATGAGAGGCCAGGGGTCCCAATTCCCTTAAATTCAACCTAAAAACATGAGACATACATTAACAACTCAGAATCCAGCAATACTGGAGTTTAAACTGATGTTTAAATAGGGGTGCTCTGgagaaaatcaactggtgccagaaagttatacagattcgtaaattacttctatatcaaaatcttaatccttccagtacttattagctgctgtatgctccacaggaagttgtgtcattctttccagtctgaccacagtgctctttgctgccacctctgtctgtgccaggaactgtccagaggaggagaggtttgcttggGAATTTGCTTATGCTccaggcagttcctgacatggacaagcatgtcagcagagagcactgttgtcagactggaaagaactacacaacttcctcaggagcatacagcagctgataagtactggaaggattaagagtttaaaatagacgtaatttacagatctgtataaacACATTTAAGATTAACGGCTATAgacattttttcttcttcttgcttTGTACTTCTAAGTTGTTTTCAAAGATAAAACCTTATCTTTCATCTGGTCATAAATCGGTTCAGAATATAGTTCAGAAGCAGACAGATCAAGGCTGGAGAAGCTAATTTGATGTACAGGACACTGCAGCCACTTATTTacatcgttttttttattttatgtaaagcttgagaaagaccaggagagctggttgaaacgtcgctgtgaCATTCACTTCATTTATGGaattaaaaaaacactttttcccggattggagtgctgcggatttattCTGCTGTTTATAAATGGATCTTAACCAGGGTCTGGCTCTGCGGGCACCTTCTCCTCTATTGGAACAGGGAGTGCTGTTTTCCTTTGTgatataatattaatatttatatatatatttataaaatctaatccttccagtacttattagctgctgaataccacagaggaaattattttctttttggaacacagagctctctgctgacatcacgagcacagtgctctctgctgacacctctgtccattttaagaactaggtGTAGAAAAagaaggtcccagcactcaccaaatgATGCAATAAATCAAATTTATTTGTTGTAGTTCATCttaacaggacgcgtttcggcgatgtatgccttcctctgctgtctgacagcagaggaaggcataCATCGCCGAAACGCGTCCTATTAAGATGAACTACAACAAATAAATTTGATTTATTGCATcatttggtgagtgctgggaccttctTTTTCTACACCTGGTTACCTTATCCACGCGCACCACCTGTTGACGAAGTGCCGACAACTATCTatatcattttaagaactgtccagagaaggagaaaatccctatagcaaacatatgctgctctggacatt belongs to Hyla sarda isolate aHylSar1 chromosome 13, aHylSar1.hap1, whole genome shotgun sequence and includes:
- the MMD gene encoding monocyte to macrophage differentiation factor isoform X3 — encoded protein: MPASGRNKFMNHRAPANSRYKPTCYEHAANCYTHAFLIVPSIVGSALLHRMSDDRWERITAWIYGMGLCTLFIVSTVFHIVTWKKSHLRTVEHCFHMCDRMVIYFFIAASYAPWLNLRELGPLASHMRWFIWLMAAGGTIYVFLYHEKYKIVELLFYLAMGFSPALVVTSMNNTEGLQELAWGGLIYCLGVVFFKSDGIIPFAHAIWHLFVALAAAVHYYAIWKYLYKSPSSDLIRHV
- the MMD gene encoding monocyte to macrophage differentiation factor isoform X2, encoding MVAKDFKRFMNHRAPANSRYKPTCYEHAANCYTHAFLIVPSIVGSALLHRMSDDRWERITAWIYGMGLCTLFIVSTVFHIVTWKKSHLRTVEHCFHMCDRMVIYFFIAASYAPWLNLRELGPLASHMRWFIWLMAAGGTIYVFLYHEKYKIVELLFYLAMGFSPALVVTSMNNTEGLQELAWGGLIYCLGVVFFKSDGIIPFAHAIWHLFVALAAAVHYYAIWKYLYKSPSSDLIRHV
- the MMD gene encoding monocyte to macrophage differentiation factor isoform X5; the encoded protein is MKRTCAVDRARHPDRAFLIVPSIVGSALLHRMSDDRWERITAWIYGMGLCTLFIVSTVFHIVTWKKSHLRTVEHCFHMCDRMVIYFFIAASYAPWLNLRELGPLASHMRWFIWLMAAGGTIYVFLYHEKYKIVELLFYLAMGFSPALVVTSMNNTEGLQELAWGGLIYCLGVVFFKSDGIIPFAHAIWHLFVALAAAVHYYAIWKYLYKSPSSDLIRHV
- the MMD gene encoding monocyte to macrophage differentiation factor isoform X4, with amino-acid sequence MFTVGRFMNHRAPANSRYKPTCYEHAANCYTHAFLIVPSIVGSALLHRMSDDRWERITAWIYGMGLCTLFIVSTVFHIVTWKKSHLRTVEHCFHMCDRMVIYFFIAASYAPWLNLRELGPLASHMRWFIWLMAAGGTIYVFLYHEKYKIVELLFYLAMGFSPALVVTSMNNTEGLQELAWGGLIYCLGVVFFKSDGIIPFAHAIWHLFVALAAAVHYYAIWKYLYKSPSSDLIRHV
- the MMD gene encoding monocyte to macrophage differentiation factor isoform X1: MLTISSFRRFMNHRAPANSRYKPTCYEHAANCYTHAFLIVPSIVGSALLHRMSDDRWERITAWIYGMGLCTLFIVSTVFHIVTWKKSHLRTVEHCFHMCDRMVIYFFIAASYAPWLNLRELGPLASHMRWFIWLMAAGGTIYVFLYHEKYKIVELLFYLAMGFSPALVVTSMNNTEGLQELAWGGLIYCLGVVFFKSDGIIPFAHAIWHLFVALAAAVHYYAIWKYLYKSPSSDLIRHV